One genomic region from Acidimicrobiia bacterium encodes:
- a CDS encoding UvrD-helicase domain-containing protein, whose amino-acid sequence MATALNPEQQAAVEHGDGPLLVLAGAGTGKTRVLVSRIAHLVETGAEPWEILAVTFTNKAAGEMRQRLRSMLGTRADAMWVGTFHSTCARLLRKFGDAVGLTRSFVIFDDDDQMKLVDRMLKETGLDEQISARTVLSRFDRAKNRGVDPRSVKTGAFDDVIERIYPMYQAQLAKENAVDFNDLLLKTLGLFDTESADKLRTRFRHVLVDEFQDTNKVQYDLVSRLAEATRNLTVVGDDDQSIYAWRGAEPRNLLDFDRDFPDATVVKLEHNYRSTQTILDAANGIIQHNRDRHAKALWTDAGAGELIEVHAAGDERGEAYFVAREIRRLLDDGPLSPSDLAILYRTNAQSRVLEEHLRAARVPAKVLGAVSFFERKEVKDVVAYLRLLANPNADSAFERVVNVPARGIGDTTTDRLRAAARASGWGLYEAAKSAARGEIAGLGAPARRKLQGFVELVEGLHDVVAQGASVAETIIQIVDRSGLRTKLEADDNSESRDRLDNLAELVTTATDFDDETEGGAPATIDAFLERIALSSAGDQSPDRDQVVLMTIHIAKGLEWPVVFITGLEDGLFPSLRERDGQSEDAALEEERRLAYVALTRARQRLVLTHARTRRVWGEIRVQGPSRFLADLPPGCLAVPQRPAAIVPKGPRILDGNFAPTAAASRRMRAARDDFDQRTPHGDDDPVYHLDHDAPPTEPFRTGDQVLHAIHGTGRVIAVSGAGKDRKVIVDFPAAGRMTVLARYLQADGVAN is encoded by the coding sequence GTGGCAACCGCTCTGAACCCGGAGCAACAGGCCGCCGTCGAGCACGGCGATGGCCCGTTGCTCGTGCTCGCAGGTGCGGGCACGGGCAAGACGCGCGTGCTGGTGTCGCGCATCGCGCACCTCGTGGAGACCGGGGCGGAGCCGTGGGAGATCCTCGCGGTCACGTTCACGAACAAGGCGGCCGGCGAGATGCGCCAGCGGCTGCGGTCGATGCTCGGGACGCGCGCGGACGCGATGTGGGTCGGGACGTTCCACTCGACCTGCGCGCGCCTCCTGCGAAAGTTTGGCGACGCGGTCGGGCTGACCCGCAGCTTCGTGATCTTCGACGACGACGACCAGATGAAGCTGGTCGACCGGATGCTGAAGGAGACCGGCCTCGACGAGCAGATCTCCGCGCGCACGGTGCTGTCGCGCTTCGATCGCGCGAAGAACCGAGGCGTCGACCCGCGGTCGGTGAAGACCGGCGCGTTCGACGACGTCATCGAGCGCATCTATCCGATGTACCAGGCGCAGCTCGCGAAGGAGAACGCGGTCGACTTCAACGACCTGCTGCTCAAGACGCTCGGCCTGTTCGACACCGAGTCCGCCGACAAGCTGCGCACGCGGTTTCGCCACGTGCTGGTCGACGAGTTCCAGGACACCAACAAGGTCCAGTACGACCTCGTGAGCCGGCTCGCCGAGGCCACGCGCAACCTGACCGTGGTCGGCGACGACGACCAGTCGATCTACGCGTGGCGCGGCGCCGAGCCGCGCAACCTGCTCGACTTCGACCGCGACTTTCCGGACGCGACGGTCGTCAAGCTCGAGCACAACTACCGGTCGACGCAGACCATCCTCGACGCCGCGAACGGCATCATCCAGCACAACCGCGACCGCCACGCCAAGGCGCTGTGGACCGACGCCGGCGCGGGCGAGTTGATCGAGGTCCACGCGGCCGGCGACGAGCGCGGCGAGGCCTACTTCGTCGCGCGCGAGATCCGCCGCCTGCTCGACGACGGGCCGCTCAGCCCGAGCGACCTCGCGATCCTGTATCGCACCAACGCGCAGTCGCGCGTGCTCGAGGAGCACCTGCGCGCGGCGCGCGTGCCGGCGAAGGTGCTGGGCGCGGTGTCGTTCTTCGAGCGCAAGGAGGTGAAGGACGTCGTCGCGTACCTGCGCCTGCTCGCGAACCCGAACGCCGACAGCGCGTTCGAGCGCGTGGTCAACGTGCCGGCGCGCGGCATCGGCGACACCACGACCGACCGGCTGCGCGCGGCGGCGCGCGCGAGCGGGTGGGGGCTCTACGAGGCCGCGAAGTCGGCCGCGCGCGGCGAGATCGCCGGGCTCGGCGCGCCGGCGCGGCGCAAGCTGCAGGGGTTCGTCGAGCTCGTCGAGGGGCTGCACGACGTGGTGGCCCAGGGCGCGTCGGTGGCCGAGACGATCATCCAGATCGTCGACCGCAGCGGGCTGCGTACGAAGCTCGAGGCCGACGACAACAGCGAGTCGCGCGACCGGCTCGACAACCTCGCCGAGCTCGTGACGACGGCGACCGACTTCGACGACGAGACCGAGGGCGGCGCGCCGGCGACGATCGACGCGTTCCTCGAGCGGATCGCGCTGTCGTCGGCGGGCGACCAGAGCCCCGATCGCGATCAGGTCGTGCTGATGACGATCCACATCGCGAAGGGCCTCGAGTGGCCGGTCGTGTTCATCACCGGGCTCGAGGACGGGCTGTTCCCGTCGCTGCGCGAGCGCGACGGCCAGAGCGAGGACGCGGCGCTCGAGGAGGAGCGCCGGCTCGCGTACGTGGCGCTGACGCGCGCGCGCCAGCGGCTGGTGCTCACGCACGCGCGCACGCGGCGCGTGTGGGGCGAGATCCGCGTGCAGGGGCCGTCGCGGTTCCTCGCGGACCTGCCGCCGGGCTGCCTCGCCGTGCCGCAGCGGCCGGCGGCGATCGTGCCGAAAGGGCCGCGCATCCTCGACGGCAACTTCGCGCCGACCGCGGCGGCGTCGCGGCGCATGCGCGCGGCGCGCGACGACTTCGACCAGCGCACGCCTCATGGCGACGACGACCCGGTCTATCACCTCGACCACGACGCGCCGCCGACCGAGCCGTTCCGCACCGGCGATCAGGTCCTGCACGCCATCCACGGCACCGGCCGCGTGATCGCGGTGTCGGGCGCGGGCAAGGATCGCAAGGTCATCGTCGACTTCCCGGCCGCCGGCCGGATGACGGTGCTCGCGCGCTACCTGCAGGCCGACGGCGTCGCGAACTGA